A window from Rhodothermus sp. encodes these proteins:
- a CDS encoding MoaD/ThiS family protein, translating into MRTTTATVTIRIPTPLRGFTNNQAVVEVQGATVGEALQQLVAQFPRLKPHLFNEEGRLRSFVNIYLGDEDVRYLQREATPLQPGAELSIVPSVAGGHF; encoded by the coding sequence ATGCGTACGACGACCGCTACCGTGACGATTCGGATTCCCACACCCCTGCGTGGTTTTACCAACAATCAAGCAGTCGTTGAAGTACAGGGCGCTACGGTGGGCGAAGCGTTGCAGCAATTGGTCGCGCAGTTTCCGCGGCTGAAGCCGCACTTGTTCAACGAGGAGGGACGCTTGCGTTCGTTTGTCAATATCTATCTGGGTGACGAAGACGTCCGCTATCTGCAACGTGAAGCAACGCCCCTGCAGCCGGGCGCCGAGCTTTCCATTGTACCTTCGGTTGCCGGTGGACACTTTTAA
- a CDS encoding M67 family metallopeptidase: MKIKASLLAQIRAHGEATYPEECCGLLLGKNGPDGNHVLALYPVVNRHTEQRERRYTIAPSDYLAAERAARQQGLEVVGFYHSHPDHPARPSATDLAEATFPGYTYVIVAVHRGQAGELTAWHLTPDRTRFEAESIEIEPETTSVDQT; the protein is encoded by the coding sequence ATGAAAATCAAAGCTTCCTTACTGGCCCAGATCCGGGCCCATGGTGAGGCCACCTACCCTGAAGAGTGCTGTGGACTGCTGCTGGGCAAAAACGGTCCAGACGGCAATCATGTCCTGGCCCTCTATCCGGTAGTTAACCGTCATACCGAACAGCGCGAGCGGCGCTACACGATTGCCCCATCCGATTACCTGGCTGCTGAGCGGGCTGCCCGCCAGCAGGGACTTGAGGTTGTAGGCTTCTATCATTCCCATCCCGATCATCCAGCCCGGCCCTCGGCCACCGATCTGGCCGAAGCCACTTTTCCGGGCTACACCTATGTGATTGTTGCTGTGCATCGGGGCCAGGCCGGCGAACTCACCGCCTGGCATCTGACGCCCGACCGCACCCGATTCGAAGCCGAATCCATTGAAATAGAACCTGAAACAACCTCCGTCGATCAAACCTGA
- a CDS encoding patatin-like phospholipase family protein has product MQAKDRTRTVQPALGLALGGGGMRGWAHIGVLSVLERYGLRPGVVAGCSAGALIGAFYAFGYSVAQMKQLMREQRTRTLFALRFDGQGLISSEPLREYLRVHLQDCHFEDLPVPFYVVATDLESGKEVIFSRGPVVDAVLASSAIPGIFAPVELNGRLLVDGGLCNNVPVSPLVHHGARYTIAVRLHRERTALEPSPVKRRRNGEAEGEGRRISLGMWSERLSRTFRREGSGRQPNGFDVLGRAMEIVVTQLEGYRLQTCRPDVLITPDVSHVGMLSLWEEKEEIFQRGVAAAEAQAAALAAMAQRLVTTTSIATGV; this is encoded by the coding sequence ATGCAAGCAAAAGATCGCACCCGAACGGTACAGCCAGCGCTGGGGCTTGCGCTGGGGGGTGGCGGCATGCGTGGATGGGCGCATATCGGTGTGCTTTCCGTGCTGGAGCGTTACGGATTGCGACCGGGCGTAGTGGCCGGATGTAGTGCGGGTGCCCTGATCGGGGCCTTTTATGCCTTTGGCTATTCGGTAGCGCAGATGAAACAGCTCATGCGGGAGCAGCGCACACGAACGCTCTTTGCCCTGCGTTTCGATGGCCAGGGGCTGATTTCAAGCGAACCGCTCCGAGAATATCTCCGGGTTCATCTTCAGGATTGTCACTTTGAGGATCTGCCCGTGCCGTTTTATGTGGTAGCGACTGACCTGGAAAGTGGCAAAGAGGTGATTTTCAGTCGGGGACCTGTGGTGGATGCCGTGTTGGCCTCTTCGGCCATTCCGGGTATTTTTGCGCCGGTGGAGCTCAACGGACGATTGCTGGTTGACGGAGGCCTCTGTAACAATGTACCGGTCAGTCCGCTGGTGCATCACGGCGCCCGTTACACGATAGCCGTTCGGCTGCACCGGGAACGCACCGCTCTGGAGCCTTCTCCGGTTAAACGTCGCCGGAATGGGGAGGCAGAAGGGGAAGGCCGACGAATCAGTCTGGGCATGTGGAGCGAACGGCTGTCCCGTACGTTCCGGCGTGAGGGGAGCGGGCGGCAGCCCAACGGGTTTGACGTGCTGGGACGCGCCATGGAAATCGTGGTAACCCAATTGGAAGGTTACCGGCTTCAGACCTGTCGCCCGGACGTATTGATCACACCGGACGTGTCGCATGTCGGCATGCTCAGTCTCTGGGAGGAGAAAGAGGAAATCTTTCAGCGGGGCGTGGCCGCTGCTGAAGCGCAGGCGGCAGCGCTTGCGGCCATGGCACAGCGACTTGTGACAACAACATCCATCGCTACCGGTGTATGA
- a CDS encoding cysteine synthase family protein has product MLIESIREIADTRSDTSTELIRAIGHTPLIRLWRITRHLPETVAVYVKAEHLNPGGSVKDRPALRMVLEGLRSGALREGRVLVDATSGNTGIAYAMLGAALGFPVMLAMPANASPERKRMLKAYGAELVLTDPMEGTDGAQRYVRELVQQDPDRYFYPDQYNNDANWRAHYEGTGVEILEQTRGRVTHFVAGLGTTGTFVGVSRRLKTHNPAIRCYALQPDSPLHGLEGLKHLETAIVPGIYDPSLVDEHLTCSTEEAFEVTRRLAREEGLFVGPSSGANVAAALRIAEQLEQGVVVTILCDTGARYLSESFWEETL; this is encoded by the coding sequence ATGCTTATCGAGTCGATTCGGGAAATAGCTGACACGCGCTCGGACACCAGCACCGAGCTGATCCGCGCCATCGGGCACACGCCACTGATTCGGCTGTGGCGGATTACGCGTCACCTTCCAGAAACCGTGGCCGTCTACGTCAAAGCCGAGCACCTGAACCCTGGTGGCTCGGTGAAAGACCGACCGGCCCTCCGTATGGTGCTCGAAGGCCTGCGAAGCGGCGCCCTCCGTGAAGGACGGGTGCTTGTCGACGCCACCAGTGGCAATACCGGCATCGCCTATGCCATGTTGGGCGCGGCGCTCGGCTTCCCGGTGATGCTGGCCATGCCAGCAAACGCCTCACCGGAACGTAAGCGTATGCTGAAAGCCTACGGCGCCGAACTCGTTCTGACAGATCCCATGGAAGGCACCGACGGCGCCCAGCGCTACGTGCGGGAGCTGGTGCAACAGGATCCGGATCGCTACTTCTACCCCGATCAGTACAACAACGACGCCAACTGGCGGGCTCACTATGAAGGTACCGGTGTGGAGATCCTGGAGCAGACGAGAGGGCGCGTCACGCACTTTGTAGCTGGACTGGGCACAACCGGCACATTTGTCGGCGTCAGTCGGCGGCTGAAGACCCACAATCCAGCCATCCGTTGCTATGCGCTCCAGCCCGACTCGCCACTGCATGGCCTGGAAGGGCTCAAACATCTGGAAACGGCCATCGTCCCGGGCATCTACGATCCTTCGCTGGTTGATGAGCATCTGACCTGCTCGACTGAAGAGGCCTTTGAGGTGACCCGACGGCTGGCCCGCGAAGAAGGGCTGTTCGTCGGACCTTCATCCGGGGCCAATGTAGCAGCAGCCCTGCGCATTGCCGAGCAACTGGAACAGGGCGTGGTGGTCACCATCCTGTGCGATACCGGCGCCCGCTACCTGAGCGAATCATTCTGGGAAGAAACGCTATGA
- a CDS encoding UDP-N-acetyl-D-glucosamine dehydrogenase — protein MESLVVDKATLLERIRRKEAVVGVVGLGYVGLPFAVEKAKVGYRVVGIEENPRRAE, from the coding sequence ATGGAATCACTGGTTGTGGACAAGGCCACGTTATTGGAGCGGATACGTCGGAAGGAGGCGGTGGTGGGGGTAGTAGGTCTGGGGTATGTGGGGTTGCCCTTTGCGGTGGAGAAGGCCAAGGTGGGCTACCGGGTGGTAGGCATTGAGGAGAATCCTCGTCGGGCGGAGAA
- a CDS encoding thiol-disulfide oxidoreductase DCC family protein, translating to MKAQRSPEKARHGIVLFDGVCNLCNGFVNFIMDRDPAGYFKFGALQSEAARPYLERLGLQPDYMDSIVLIENDRCYRDSTAALRILRRLKGPWPLLYGLIVVPRPLRDAVYRWIARNRYRWFGRREQCRVPTPDLLARFLDSPVGTAAETQQKSPAA from the coding sequence ATGAAGGCGCAGCGTTCGCCTGAGAAGGCACGACATGGCATTGTTCTGTTTGACGGGGTGTGCAACCTGTGCAACGGGTTTGTCAACTTTATCATGGATCGAGATCCAGCCGGCTACTTCAAGTTTGGGGCCCTGCAGTCTGAGGCCGCACGGCCGTACCTGGAACGTCTGGGACTCCAACCGGACTACATGGACAGCATTGTGTTGATCGAAAACGATCGTTGCTACCGGGATTCGACGGCAGCACTGCGCATTTTACGACGGTTAAAAGGGCCCTGGCCACTGCTTTATGGACTGATTGTGGTGCCGCGACCGTTACGTGATGCCGTGTATCGCTGGATTGCCCGGAATCGCTATCGCTGGTTCGGACGTCGGGAGCAGTGTCGGGTGCCTACACCGGACCTGCTGGCTCGTTTTCTGGATTCGCCGGTAGGGACTGCCGCCGAAACGCAACAGAAAAGCCCGGCCGCTTGA
- the moeB gene encoding molybdopterin-synthase adenylyltransferase MoeB, giving the protein MTLTPEELRRYSRHLILPEVGLEGQKKLKAASVLLVGAGGLGSPLALYLAAAGVGRLGLVDFDVVDETNLQRQVLHGTKDVGRPKLESARDRILDINPYVQVDLYETRLTSENALDIIKEYDLVADGTDNFPTRYLVNDACVLAGKPNVYASIFRFEGQVSVFGTPDGPCYRCLYPEPPPPGLVPSCAEGGVLGVLPGLVGTIQATEVIKMILGIGTPLIGRLLLIDALHMQFRTLKVRKNPDCPICGEHRTIHELIDYEQFCGLPSRNGETATQSAESAVPEITVHELKARLERGDRPIILDVRKPYEVQIASIGHDVLIPVDELSERLAELEPYRDREIVVYCRSGARSAQATKLLREAGFRDVKNLKGGILAWSQEIDPSVPQY; this is encoded by the coding sequence ATTACGCTGACGCCCGAGGAACTCCGGCGCTACAGCCGCCATCTGATCCTGCCCGAAGTGGGCCTGGAAGGCCAGAAAAAGCTAAAGGCCGCTTCGGTGTTGCTGGTCGGTGCTGGTGGCTTGGGCTCGCCCCTGGCGCTGTATCTGGCAGCCGCGGGCGTAGGCCGTCTGGGGCTTGTCGACTTCGACGTGGTCGATGAAACGAACCTGCAGCGGCAGGTACTGCACGGCACCAAAGACGTCGGACGGCCCAAGCTGGAATCAGCGCGGGACCGCATCCTCGACATCAACCCCTACGTGCAGGTTGACCTCTACGAAACGCGGCTGACCAGCGAAAATGCCTTGGATATTATCAAGGAATACGACCTGGTAGCCGACGGGACCGACAACTTCCCGACGCGTTACCTGGTCAATGATGCCTGCGTCCTGGCGGGCAAGCCCAACGTTTATGCTTCGATCTTTCGGTTCGAGGGCCAGGTGTCAGTCTTCGGCACACCCGATGGGCCGTGCTACCGATGCCTTTATCCGGAGCCGCCTCCACCGGGACTGGTTCCTTCTTGCGCCGAAGGGGGCGTGCTGGGCGTGCTACCGGGCCTGGTCGGCACTATTCAGGCTACTGAGGTTATCAAGATGATCCTTGGGATCGGTACGCCACTTATTGGCCGGCTGCTGCTTATCGATGCACTGCACATGCAGTTCCGCACCCTGAAGGTGCGAAAGAATCCCGACTGCCCGATCTGCGGTGAACATCGCACAATCCACGAATTGATTGATTATGAACAATTCTGCGGCCTGCCTTCCCGAAATGGTGAAACGGCCACCCAGTCGGCCGAAAGTGCAGTGCCTGAGATCACCGTACACGAACTCAAAGCTCGCCTGGAACGCGGCGATCGACCGATCATCCTGGATGTGCGTAAGCCCTATGAGGTGCAGATTGCCAGCATTGGACACGACGTACTGATTCCGGTTGACGAATTGTCGGAACGGCTTGCCGAACTGGAGCCGTACCGTGATCGGGAGATCGTCGTCTATTGCCGATCGGGCGCTCGATCGGCTCAGGCCACCAAGCTGCTCCGCGAAGCAGGCTTTCGGGACGTGAAAAACCTGAAAGGTGGTATTCTGGCCTGGAGTCAGGAAATCGATCCCAGCGTCCCCCAGTACTGA